A stretch of Lathyrus oleraceus cultivar Zhongwan6 chromosome 6, CAAS_Psat_ZW6_1.0, whole genome shotgun sequence DNA encodes these proteins:
- the LOC127095077 gene encoding leucine-rich repeat protein 1-like, which yields MPKELQMVRNLIEVAMSGCNLTGFMPLSLGTFTNISKLTLSNNQISGHIPSEIGKLVNLEVLAPDSNSLSGSIPWEICNLVNLEILALDSNSLSGSIPCEIFKFLNLETLTIGNNSLSGSISNFRGVRKLIFVVQTLEK from the coding sequence ATGCCAAAGGAACTTCAGATGGTGAGGAACTTAATAGAAGTTGCTATGAGTGGTTGCAATCTCACTGGATTCATGCCATTATCACTAGGAACATTTACTAATATATCAAAACTCACTTTAAGTAACAACCAAATTTCTGGCCACATTCCTTCTGAAATAGGCAAGTTAGTCAACCTTGAGGTACTAGCTCCAGATTCTAATAGCCTTTCTGGATCCATTCCTTGGGAAATATGCAATTTAGTCAACCTCGAGATACTAGCTCTTGATTCTAATAGCCTTTCTGGATCCATTCCTTGTGAAATTTTCAAGTTTCTTAACCTTGAGACACTAACTATTGGTAATAATAGTCTTTCTGGTTCCATTTCTAATTTCAGAGGAGTTAGAAAACTTATCTTTGTTGTACAAACTCTCGAAAAGTAA